Proteins co-encoded in one Aquincola tertiaricarbonis genomic window:
- a CDS encoding pyridoxamine 5'-phosphate oxidase family protein, with protein MFSSRIESLHILEAACWQELQRAATDRRHGWRLMTLATVNGDEADARSVVLREARRGPQELVFYTDARAGKVQQIARQPKGTLVMWSRELAWQLRLRVQLSVDTDGPDVAQRWAEVRRTRSAADYLAGVAPGSELPTPLVPERASREHFAVVTARVLSIDWTELHEDGHRRAIFQADHATWVQP; from the coding sequence GTGTTTTCGTCCCGCATCGAATCCCTGCACATCCTGGAAGCGGCCTGCTGGCAGGAACTGCAGCGCGCCGCCACCGACCGCCGGCACGGCTGGCGGTTGATGACCCTGGCCACCGTCAACGGCGACGAGGCCGACGCCCGCAGCGTGGTGCTGCGGGAGGCCCGCCGCGGCCCGCAGGAGCTGGTTTTCTACACCGACGCCCGTGCCGGCAAGGTACAGCAGATCGCGCGCCAGCCCAAGGGCACGCTGGTGATGTGGTCGCGCGAACTGGCCTGGCAGCTGCGGCTGCGGGTGCAGCTGAGCGTGGACACCGACGGCCCCGACGTGGCCCAGCGCTGGGCCGAAGTGCGGCGCACCCGATCGGCCGCCGACTACCTGGCCGGCGTGGCCCCGGGCAGCGAGCTGCCCACGCCGCTGGTGCCCGAGCGCGCCTCGCGCGAGCACTTCGCGGTGGTCACGGCCCGGGTGCTGTCCATCGACTGGACCGAACTGCATGAAGACGGGCACCGCCGTGCCATCTTCCAGGCCGATCACGCCACCTGGGTGCAGCCCTAG
- a CDS encoding enoyl-CoA hydratase encodes MDYEHILTELRGDGPLKTALITLNRPKQLNALNDGLMNDLGHALLAFDADPAIGCIVVTGSEKAFAAGADIAAMAKYTFEDTYGGNFITRNWETIRQVRKPVIAAVAGFALGGGCELAMMCDFIIAAETAKFGQPEIKIGIMPGAGGTQRLPRAVGKSKAMDMILTARMMDAAEAERAGLVSRVVPADKLIDEALGAAAVICSYGMPSVMMAKECVNRAFEGSLSDGVSYERRLFHAMFATEDQKEGMDAFLSKRAPVFKHR; translated from the coding sequence ATGGACTACGAACACATCCTCACCGAGCTGCGCGGCGACGGCCCGCTGAAGACGGCGCTGATCACGCTGAACCGCCCCAAGCAGCTGAATGCGCTGAACGACGGCCTGATGAACGACCTGGGCCATGCACTGCTGGCCTTCGACGCCGACCCGGCCATCGGCTGCATCGTGGTCACCGGCAGCGAGAAGGCGTTCGCGGCCGGTGCCGACATCGCGGCCATGGCCAAGTACACCTTCGAGGACACCTACGGCGGCAACTTCATCACCCGCAACTGGGAAACCATCCGCCAGGTGCGCAAGCCGGTGATCGCCGCGGTGGCGGGCTTTGCGCTGGGCGGCGGCTGCGAGCTGGCGATGATGTGCGACTTCATCATCGCGGCCGAGACGGCCAAGTTCGGCCAGCCCGAGATCAAGATCGGCATCATGCCCGGCGCCGGCGGCACGCAGCGGCTGCCGCGCGCGGTGGGCAAGAGCAAGGCGATGGACATGATCCTGACCGCCCGCATGATGGACGCGGCCGAGGCCGAGCGTGCCGGCCTGGTGTCACGCGTGGTGCCGGCCGACAAGCTGATCGACGAGGCGCTGGGCGCCGCCGCCGTGATCTGCAGCTACGGCATGCCCAGCGTGATGATGGCCAAGGAGTGCGTGAACCGCGCCTTCGAAGGCAGCCTGTCGGACGGCGTGTCGTATGAGCGCCGGCTGTTCCACGCGATGTTCGCGACGGAAGACCAGAAGGAAGGCATGGACGCCTTCCTGAGCAAGCGGGCGCCGGTGTTCAAGCACCGGTAG
- a CDS encoding DUF3108 domain-containing protein, producing MAGLLNRRPAGGRGLRRWAALAVLAAVLGVHGCLGSEVAELMVDAGAGNKPAMQRMDVAFVRELQQAAPPTVAPRVAAPPAPRAVRAEQAPAPDPAASAAEAADAQAQAEAQARAEAVRAEREALAAAEAASAASAAEAALAAAERASAAASAVAQAASAAAPAPVATASAPVPAASGPAAALSVASAVAPGFEWPPSTRLDYVLTGNYRGEVNGSARVQWIRQGQRYQVQVDVLVGPSVAPLVARRMTSEGSIGAGGLVPRRYEEETTTLFGKPRRRGLSFEPDRIVLDRGTAEPWPGVQDTASQFVQLTWLFTTQPQLLKVGQALEFPLALPRRIDRWHYDVVAEETLYTRVGELRTFHVKPRRESTRPGELTAELWFAPTLQYLPVRILIRHEGDTYVDLMLNAPPLQTP from the coding sequence ATGGCTGGGCTGCTGAACCGCCGGCCCGCGGGTGGCCGCGGGCTGCGCCGCTGGGCCGCGCTGGCCGTGCTGGCGGCGGTGCTGGGCGTGCACGGCTGCCTGGGCAGCGAGGTGGCCGAGCTGATGGTCGATGCGGGCGCCGGCAACAAGCCGGCGATGCAGCGCATGGACGTGGCCTTCGTGCGTGAGCTGCAGCAGGCGGCGCCGCCCACCGTGGCGCCCCGGGTGGCCGCACCGCCGGCGCCGCGGGCTGTACGGGCCGAACAGGCGCCGGCGCCCGATCCGGCCGCTTCAGCGGCGGAGGCGGCCGATGCACAGGCGCAGGCCGAGGCCCAGGCACGGGCCGAGGCCGTGCGGGCCGAACGCGAGGCCCTGGCCGCGGCAGAAGCGGCTTCGGCCGCCTCGGCCGCAGAGGCTGCGCTCGCGGCCGCCGAGCGCGCGTCGGCAGCCGCCTCGGCCGTGGCGCAGGCCGCGTCCGCCGCGGCACCGGCACCGGTGGCCACCGCCAGTGCGCCGGTCCCCGCGGCCTCCGGCCCGGCGGCGGCGCTGTCGGTGGCTTCCGCCGTGGCGCCGGGCTTCGAGTGGCCGCCTTCCACCCGGCTGGACTACGTGCTCACCGGCAACTACCGCGGCGAGGTGAACGGCAGCGCCCGCGTGCAGTGGATCCGCCAGGGCCAGCGCTACCAGGTGCAGGTGGACGTGCTGGTGGGCCCCAGCGTGGCGCCGCTGGTGGCGCGGCGCATGACCAGTGAAGGCAGCATCGGCGCTGGCGGCCTGGTGCCCCGGCGCTACGAGGAAGAGACCACCACCTTGTTCGGCAAGCCACGCCGGCGCGGGCTGAGCTTCGAGCCCGACCGCATCGTGCTGGACCGCGGCACCGCCGAGCCCTGGCCCGGCGTGCAGGACACCGCCAGCCAGTTCGTGCAGCTGACATGGCTGTTCACCACCCAGCCGCAGCTGCTCAAGGTGGGGCAGGCGCTGGAGTTTCCGCTGGCGCTGCCGCGGCGCATCGACCGCTGGCACTACGACGTGGTGGCCGAAGAAACGCTGTACACCCGCGTCGGCGAGCTGCGCACCTTCCACGTCAAGCCGCGGCGCGAGTCCACCCGCCCCGGTGAGCTGACGGCCGAGCTGTGGTTCGCGCCCACGCTGCAGTACCTGCCGGTGCGCATCCTGATCCGCCACGAGGGCGATACCTATGTGGACCTGATGCTCAACGCGCCGCCGCTGCAGACGCCCTGA
- a CDS encoding M61 family metallopeptidase encodes MITYRIDVADVHAHLYRVTLTVPQPAAELVLSLPVWIPGSYMVREFGRHLSQLQARQGRTPVALQQRDKTSWIARPGGRGALTVSYLVYAFDTSVRTAFLNAWRGFFNNTSLCLRVEGRETEPHRIELGTLPRGWEVATAMEPDGARAWRAADYDELVDHPFELGSFWRGRFELAGVPHEFVVAGAWPGFDGDRLLADTRRICEAQIQFWHGPKGRPPYPRYVFMLNVVEEGYGGLEHRASTALIANRRDLPRPGVAAASDGYVTLLGLISHEFFHTWNVKRLRPAEFAQFDYTRENYTQLLWFFEGFTSYYDDQFLLRTWLIDAPRYLKLVGKTINGVLAAPGRQVQSVAQSSFDAWVKYYRADENTPNATVSYYTKGSLVAMALDLTLRAERRGTLDDVMRALWAASRGGPIDEAAIAAALRQVGRRSYEPELAAWVHGTDDLPLPALLAKAGVAVKAEPGGWSAGLGLRLSEGAVSGVQVRQVLRGSVAEKAGVSAGDEVLAVDGWRVRRLDDAQQWISAGQPFELLLVRDQRLLTVRLVPAAEPAAGSVALAPADKPLKSAAALRREWLGC; translated from the coding sequence ATGATCACGTACCGCATCGACGTCGCCGACGTCCACGCCCACCTATACCGCGTCACCCTCACGGTGCCGCAACCCGCCGCTGAACTGGTGCTGAGCCTGCCGGTGTGGATTCCCGGCAGCTACATGGTGCGCGAGTTCGGCCGCCACCTCTCGCAGCTGCAGGCCCGCCAGGGCCGCACGCCGGTGGCGCTGCAGCAGCGCGACAAGACCAGCTGGATCGCCCGCCCCGGCGGCCGCGGCGCGCTGACGGTGAGCTACCTGGTGTATGCCTTCGACACCTCGGTGCGCACCGCCTTCCTCAACGCCTGGCGCGGTTTCTTCAACAACACCAGCCTGTGCCTGCGGGTGGAAGGGCGCGAGACCGAGCCGCACCGCATCGAGCTGGGCACGCTGCCGCGCGGCTGGGAAGTGGCCACCGCGATGGAGCCCGACGGCGCGCGCGCCTGGCGGGCCGCCGATTACGACGAGCTGGTGGACCATCCGTTTGAGCTGGGCAGCTTCTGGCGTGGCCGCTTCGAGCTGGCCGGCGTGCCGCATGAATTCGTGGTGGCCGGCGCCTGGCCGGGCTTCGACGGCGACCGGCTGCTGGCCGACACCCGCCGCATCTGCGAGGCGCAGATCCAGTTCTGGCATGGCCCCAAGGGCAGGCCGCCGTACCCGCGCTACGTGTTCATGCTCAACGTGGTGGAAGAAGGCTACGGCGGCCTGGAGCACCGGGCCAGCACCGCGCTGATCGCCAACCGCCGCGACCTGCCGCGCCCCGGCGTGGCCGCGGCCAGCGACGGTTACGTGACGCTGCTGGGGCTGATCAGCCACGAGTTCTTCCACACCTGGAACGTCAAGCGGCTGCGGCCGGCCGAGTTCGCGCAGTTCGACTACACCCGCGAGAACTACACCCAGCTGCTGTGGTTCTTCGAGGGCTTCACCAGCTACTACGACGACCAGTTCCTGCTGCGCACCTGGCTGATCGACGCGCCGCGCTACCTGAAGCTGGTGGGCAAGACGATCAACGGCGTGCTCGCCGCACCGGGCCGCCAGGTGCAGAGCGTGGCGCAGTCCAGCTTCGACGCCTGGGTGAAGTACTACCGCGCCGACGAGAACACGCCCAATGCCACGGTGAGCTACTACACCAAGGGCTCGCTGGTGGCGATGGCGCTGGACCTGACGCTGCGTGCCGAGCGCCGTGGCACGCTGGACGACGTGATGCGCGCCCTGTGGGCCGCCAGCCGCGGCGGCCCGATCGACGAGGCCGCGATTGCCGCCGCGCTGCGCCAGGTGGGCCGCCGCAGCTACGAGCCCGAGCTGGCCGCCTGGGTGCACGGCACCGACGACCTGCCGCTGCCGGCGCTGCTGGCCAAGGCCGGCGTGGCGGTGAAGGCGGAGCCGGGCGGCTGGTCGGCCGGGCTGGGGCTGCGGCTGTCCGAAGGGGCGGTGAGCGGCGTGCAGGTGCGCCAGGTGCTGCGCGGCAGCGTGGCCGAGAAGGCCGGTGTGTCGGCCGGCGACGAGGTGCTGGCCGTGGACGGCTGGCGCGTGCGCCGGCTGGACGATGCCCAGCAGTGGATCAGCGCCGGCCAGCCGTTTGAGCTGCTGCTGGTGCGCGACCAGCGCCTGCTGACCGTGCGCCTGGTGCCGGCGGCCGAGCCTGCAGCGGGCAGCGTGGCCCTGGCGCCGGCTGACAAGCCCTTGAAGTCCGCAGCGGCCCTGCGCCGCGAATGGCTGGGCTGCTGA
- a CDS encoding DUF3429 domain-containing protein, producing the protein MSAPLTASAPAPVPAPSPQALRLGYAGLIPFVASALLVWWVRADTLPYVTLALATYAAVIVSFLGGIHWGIGFRDGTPGLFGWGVAPSLVAWLAVMMPPNAGLVISGAMLIGCYLVDRRVYPRHGLSAWLTLRFRLSAVAALSCFIGAAGA; encoded by the coding sequence ATGTCTGCCCCACTGACCGCTTCCGCCCCCGCCCCGGTTCCTGCTCCTTCGCCCCAGGCGCTGCGCCTGGGTTATGCCGGCCTCATCCCCTTCGTTGCCAGCGCGCTGCTGGTGTGGTGGGTGCGGGCCGACACCTTGCCTTACGTCACGCTGGCGCTGGCCACCTATGCCGCGGTGATCGTCTCCTTCCTCGGTGGCATCCACTGGGGCATCGGTTTTCGCGACGGCACTCCGGGGCTGTTCGGCTGGGGCGTGGCGCCCTCGCTGGTGGCCTGGCTGGCGGTGATGATGCCGCCCAACGCCGGTCTGGTGATCAGCGGCGCGATGCTGATCGGCTGCTACCTGGTCGACCGCCGGGTGTACCCGCGGCACGGCCTGTCCGCCTGGCTGACGCTGCGCTTCCGCCTCAGCGCGGTGGCCGCGCTGAGCTGCTTCATCGGCGCCGCCGGCGCGTGA
- a CDS encoding DsbC family protein yields the protein MLNRTLAAAAAVLAIAALPAAAQEDVIRKNLMERLPQMPKIDEVSKTPIPGLYEVRMGTDVIYSDESGNHVIQGSIFDTRNKTNLTDARIQKLTAIDFASLPLKDAMVQKQGNGSRKLAVFADPNCGYCKRFERDLATVKDVTIYTFLYPILGADSDAKAKGIWCSKDAQKTWRAWMLDGATIPKQMGSCDAAAIARNVAFGQKHKLNGTPALVFQDGRRLPGAIPAAEIEKQLAEASAKS from the coding sequence ATGCTGAACCGAACCCTCGCCGCGGCCGCCGCCGTGCTGGCCATCGCCGCGCTGCCTGCAGCCGCCCAGGAAGACGTCATCCGCAAGAACCTGATGGAGCGGCTGCCGCAGATGCCCAAGATCGACGAGGTCAGCAAGACGCCGATCCCGGGCCTGTACGAGGTGCGCATGGGCACCGACGTGATCTACAGCGACGAGAGCGGCAACCACGTCATCCAGGGCTCGATCTTCGACACCCGCAACAAGACCAACCTGACCGATGCCCGCATCCAGAAGCTGACGGCGATCGACTTCGCCTCGCTGCCGCTGAAGGACGCGATGGTGCAGAAGCAGGGCAACGGCTCGCGCAAGCTGGCGGTGTTCGCCGACCCCAACTGCGGCTACTGCAAGCGCTTCGAGCGCGACCTGGCCACCGTGAAGGACGTGACCATCTACACCTTCCTGTACCCCATCCTGGGGGCGGATTCGGATGCCAAGGCCAAGGGCATCTGGTGCTCGAAGGATGCGCAGAAGACCTGGCGCGCCTGGATGCTGGACGGCGCCACCATTCCCAAGCAGATGGGCAGCTGCGATGCCGCCGCCATTGCCCGCAACGTGGCCTTCGGCCAGAAGCACAAGCTCAACGGCACGCCGGCCCTGGTGTTCCAGGACGGCCGCCGCCTGCCCGGTGCCATTCCGGCGGCCGAGATCGAGAAGCAGCTGGCAGAGGCCTCGGCCAAGTCCTGA
- a CDS encoding FAD-dependent monooxygenase, with translation MTSVRMAPDPTDVCIRGAGAVGASLALALSRQGLRVVLQAASAPTGQPDVRTYALNAASVSLLQSLKVWEAMPPDAVTPVHDMQVEGDARPGAISFSAWEQSVPALCWIVDAAALEEVLHAALRFAPHVRRAGPDDSVQAPLTALCEGKHSATRQRLGIVFEMHWYGQRAIAARLVADRPHHGTARQWFRSPDVLALLPFDRPQPGHAYGLVWSLPEARAAELLALPGADFEQALNEATGGAAGRLQLGSERAAWPLGVGQARHFSGPGWVLLGDSAHVVHPLAGQGLNLGLADVQVLADTLAARESWRPLGDERLLARYARRRLGPTAAMATVTDGLLHLFAPPTPWLRELRNRGLSLVDHLPGAKRWLAGRALGL, from the coding sequence ATGACTTCCGTACGCATGGCCCCTGACCCGACCGACGTGTGCATCCGTGGCGCGGGCGCAGTGGGGGCCAGCCTGGCGCTGGCGCTGTCACGCCAGGGCTTGCGGGTGGTGCTGCAGGCGGCGAGTGCGCCCACCGGCCAGCCCGATGTGCGCACCTATGCGCTCAATGCCGCCTCGGTGTCGCTGCTGCAGTCGCTGAAGGTGTGGGAGGCGATGCCGCCCGATGCGGTGACGCCGGTGCACGACATGCAGGTCGAGGGCGATGCCCGGCCGGGCGCCATCAGCTTCTCGGCCTGGGAGCAGTCGGTGCCGGCGCTGTGCTGGATCGTCGATGCCGCGGCGCTGGAAGAGGTGCTGCATGCCGCGCTGCGCTTTGCACCCCATGTGCGCCGCGCCGGCCCCGACGACAGCGTGCAGGCGCCGCTCACCGCCTTGTGCGAAGGCAAGCATTCGGCCACCCGCCAGCGTCTGGGCATCGTCTTCGAGATGCACTGGTACGGCCAGCGCGCCATCGCGGCCCGCCTGGTGGCCGACCGGCCGCACCACGGCACGGCGCGGCAGTGGTTCCGCTCGCCCGACGTGCTGGCGTTGCTGCCGTTCGACCGGCCGCAGCCCGGCCATGCCTACGGCCTGGTGTGGTCGCTGCCCGAGGCCCGCGCCGCCGAGCTGCTGGCACTGCCCGGCGCCGACTTCGAGCAGGCCTTGAACGAGGCCACCGGCGGTGCCGCCGGCCGGCTGCAGCTGGGCAGCGAACGCGCCGCCTGGCCGCTGGGCGTGGGCCAGGCCCGCCACTTCAGCGGCCCCGGCTGGGTGCTGCTGGGCGACAGCGCCCACGTGGTGCATCCGCTGGCCGGCCAGGGCCTCAACCTGGGCCTGGCCGACGTGCAGGTGCTGGCCGACACGCTGGCCGCGCGTGAATCCTGGCGCCCGCTGGGCGACGAGCGGCTGCTGGCGCGTTATGCCCGCCGCCGCCTGGGGCCCACCGCGGCGATGGCCACCGTCACCGATGGCCTGCTGCATCTCTTCGCCCCGCCCACGCCCTGGCTGCGGGAACTTCGTAACCGCGGCCTGAGTCTGGTCGACCACCTGCCCGGCGCCAAGCGCTGGCTTGCCGGGCGCGCGCTCGGCCTTTGA
- a CDS encoding MOSC domain-containing protein, with protein sequence MSDHSVTVHSLHIHPIKSCAGLSVREGLLIETGLELDRAWMVVDEHGQFLTQRQLPKMQLIRPTLRTEDLVLRAPGMLALHLTIAAVEEPCRATVWGDEVAAYDMGKVAAQWFTDYLGRPARLVRFDPDHHRACDARWTGGLPAQTAFADGFPLLVTSTASLAELNRRLAAAGLPPAAMERFRPNLVLDGLEDAHAEDFIDELTIESPQGPIVLKLVKPCSRCSIPDVDPTTAETGHAIADTLLGYRADPRLNGALTFGMNAIIVSGTDQVLQVGARGEGTIAF encoded by the coding sequence ATGAGCGACCATTCCGTGACCGTGCATTCGCTGCACATCCATCCCATCAAGTCGTGCGCCGGCCTCTCGGTGCGCGAGGGCCTGCTGATCGAAACCGGCCTGGAGCTGGACCGCGCCTGGATGGTGGTGGACGAGCACGGGCAGTTCCTCACCCAGCGCCAGCTACCGAAGATGCAGCTCATCCGGCCCACGCTGCGCACCGAGGACCTGGTGCTGCGCGCGCCCGGCATGCTGGCGCTGCACCTGACGATAGCCGCGGTGGAAGAACCCTGCCGCGCCACGGTGTGGGGCGACGAGGTGGCCGCCTACGACATGGGCAAGGTGGCCGCGCAGTGGTTCACCGACTATCTGGGGCGGCCGGCGCGGCTGGTGCGCTTCGACCCTGACCACCACCGCGCCTGCGACGCCCGCTGGACCGGCGGCCTGCCGGCGCAGACGGCCTTTGCCGACGGCTTTCCGCTGCTGGTCACCTCCACCGCCTCGCTGGCGGAGCTGAACCGCCGCCTGGCCGCGGCCGGCCTGCCGCCGGCGGCGATGGAGCGCTTCCGGCCCAACCTGGTGCTGGACGGGCTGGAGGACGCACATGCCGAGGACTTCATCGACGAGCTGACGATCGAATCGCCGCAGGGCCCCATCGTGCTCAAGCTGGTCAAGCCCTGCTCGCGCTGCAGCATCCCCGACGTGGACCCGACGACGGCCGAGACCGGCCACGCCATTGCCGACACGCTGCTGGGCTACCGCGCCGACCCGCGGCTGAACGGCGCCCTCACCTTCGGCATGAACGCCATCATCGTCAGCGGCACCGACCAGGTGCTGCAGGTCGGCGCGCGGGGCGAGGGCACGATCGCCTTCTAG
- a CDS encoding pirin family protein: MTQPGTPSHQAPKGVTLISPHTKDLGGGFLVRRSLPSLPQPAVGPFVFFDHFGPVQAHDTQDVRAHPHIGLATVTYLYQGAMVHRDSTGAVQRIEPGAVNLMVAGSGITHSERMPDELRGQADLRHGLQLWLALPEADEEMPCFFSHTSAADIPEVAPAPGVVARVLMGSGFGVSSPVPQRSATLYIDLRLAPGARLTLPPLAKQQALYAVEGGFTLDGQPVAAQTMAVLPAGATCEIVAPQGARLALVGGDPLGHRYMWWNFVSSRKERIVQAADDWAAQRFAPVPGETEFIPLPEKRPT, translated from the coding sequence ATGACGCAGCCAGGCACGCCCAGCCACCAGGCACCCAAGGGTGTCACGCTCATCTCGCCGCACACCAAGGACCTGGGCGGCGGTTTCCTGGTGCGGCGTTCGCTGCCCTCGCTGCCGCAGCCGGCGGTGGGGCCCTTCGTGTTCTTCGACCATTTCGGCCCGGTGCAGGCGCACGACACCCAGGACGTGCGCGCCCACCCGCACATCGGCCTGGCCACCGTCACCTACCTGTACCAGGGCGCGATGGTGCACCGCGACTCCACCGGCGCGGTGCAGCGCATCGAGCCCGGCGCGGTCAACCTGATGGTGGCCGGCAGCGGCATCACCCACTCCGAGCGCATGCCCGATGAGCTGCGCGGCCAGGCCGACCTGCGCCACGGCCTGCAGCTGTGGCTGGCGCTGCCGGAGGCCGACGAGGAGATGCCGTGCTTTTTCTCGCACACCTCGGCGGCCGACATTCCGGAAGTGGCCCCCGCGCCCGGCGTGGTGGCGCGGGTGCTGATGGGCAGCGGCTTCGGCGTCAGCTCGCCGGTGCCCCAGCGCTCGGCCACGCTGTACATCGACCTGCGTCTGGCGCCCGGTGCACGCCTGACGCTGCCGCCGCTGGCGAAGCAGCAGGCCCTGTATGCGGTGGAAGGCGGCTTCACGCTGGACGGCCAGCCGGTGGCGGCGCAGACGATGGCGGTGCTGCCCGCCGGCGCCACCTGCGAGATCGTCGCACCGCAGGGCGCCCGCCTGGCCCTGGTGGGCGGCGACCCGCTGGGCCACCGCTACATGTGGTGGAACTTCGTCTCCAGCCGCAAGGAGCGCATCGTGCAGGCGGCGGACGACTGGGCGGCGCAGCGCTTTGCGCCGGTGCCGGGGGAAACCGAGTTCATCCCCTTGCCCGAAAAACGCCCCACTTAG
- the ychF gene encoding redox-regulated ATPase YchF: protein MSLKCGIVGLPNVGKSTLFNALTKAGIAAENYPFCTIEPNVGIVELPDPRLQALSDIVQPERVVPAIVEFVDIAGLVAGASKGEGLGNQFLSHIRETDAIVNVVRCFEDDNVIHVSGKVDPIADIEVIQTELCLADLGTVEKTLQRSIKAAKSGNDKEAAKLVAVLQKCQAALDQAQPVRSIDFSKEELVVLKPLCLITAKPAMFVGNVSETGFDNNPLLDRLKAYAEAQKAPVVAICAKTEAELADMADEDRALFLAEMGQDEPGLNRLIRAAFKLLGLQTYFTAGVKEVRAWTIRIGDTAPQAAGVIHTDFERGFIRAQTIAFEDFVQYKGEQGAKDAGKMRAEGKEYVVKDGDVMNFLFNV, encoded by the coding sequence ATGAGCCTCAAGTGCGGCATCGTCGGCCTGCCCAACGTCGGCAAGTCCACCCTGTTCAACGCCCTCACCAAGGCGGGCATCGCTGCCGAGAACTACCCCTTCTGCACGATCGAGCCCAACGTGGGCATCGTCGAGCTGCCCGACCCCCGGCTGCAGGCGCTGTCGGACATCGTCCAGCCCGAGCGTGTGGTGCCGGCGATCGTCGAGTTCGTCGACATCGCGGGCCTGGTGGCCGGTGCGTCCAAGGGTGAGGGCCTGGGCAACCAGTTCCTCTCGCACATCCGCGAGACGGACGCCATCGTCAACGTGGTGCGCTGCTTCGAGGACGACAACGTCATCCACGTCTCGGGCAAGGTCGACCCCATCGCCGACATCGAGGTCATCCAGACCGAGCTGTGCCTGGCCGACCTGGGCACCGTCGAGAAGACGCTGCAGCGCTCCATCAAGGCCGCCAAGTCGGGCAACGACAAGGAAGCCGCCAAGCTGGTGGCGGTGCTGCAGAAATGCCAGGCCGCGCTCGACCAGGCTCAGCCGGTGCGCAGCATCGACTTCAGCAAGGAAGAGCTGGTGGTGCTGAAGCCGCTGTGCCTGATCACCGCCAAGCCGGCGATGTTCGTGGGCAACGTGTCGGAGACCGGCTTCGACAACAACCCGCTGCTCGACCGCCTGAAGGCCTATGCCGAAGCGCAGAAGGCGCCGGTGGTGGCCATCTGCGCCAAGACCGAGGCCGAGCTGGCCGACATGGCCGACGAGGACCGCGCGCTGTTCCTGGCCGAGATGGGCCAGGACGAGCCGGGCCTGAACCGCCTGATCCGCGCCGCCTTCAAGCTGCTGGGCCTGCAGACCTACTTCACCGCCGGCGTGAAGGAAGTGCGCGCCTGGACCATCCGCATCGGCGACACCGCGCCACAGGCGGCCGGCGTCATCCACACCGACTTTGAACGCGGCTTCATCCGCGCCCAGACCATCGCCTTCGAGGACTTCGTGCAGTACAAGGGCGAGCAAGGCGCCAAGGACGCCGGCAAGATGCGCGCCGAAGGCAAGGAGTACGTGGTCAAGGACGGCGATGTGATGAACTTCCTGTTCAACGTCTAG